A portion of the Archocentrus centrarchus isolate MPI-CPG fArcCen1 chromosome 19, fArcCen1, whole genome shotgun sequence genome contains these proteins:
- the gucy2g gene encoding guanylate cyclase 2G, whose translation MSPKLVLHFTLVLTAATSISTGTSTGTNGSQPHKLLIAFQAPWNLTFPFSALRLGSAIQIAVEKVNTNPSFLGNISLDFVYKDTDCNPKESLGGFIQQVWQEKVSALFGPACPEEAEVTGLIASKWNIPMFGFVGQSSKMDNRDVYDSYITIMPPLRRSAEVLMKTLEFFGWSHVALIGGGLDSNTWDKVDALWKTVEDPLRAKFKLTAAVKFDTSIPQLVHQNVRYISKVARVIVVLTNKDDAVALLLEAESQGLMNGDYVFFLVQHFEDNLWKNALKSRIDQAAIRAFDMVFIIAQKSYEGYEYYDFFEQVFQKLKGEPFQSNLTSQKEVSPYSAYLHDAVLFYAMALKEVLKDGKDPRDGEQLLQIIKKKSNFRFYGASGLVYFDEDGERNLDYSIYDLQHTEDVTKFVPILHYDSHTKNVRPTSMFASVAWPKGRPPPDVPECGFNNEICEWLINDIALLALLAMFPVIGVLAVLSIGVLVLQKLRLQTRLDDSCWWMINYNDITIIREPTGTQGISLSNSGTQIGSGSSQASLSTSSNDLRDKGGKEHIYTTIGLYQGNQVAIKYIENPVSCNFQKPSVIAEFSVMKEMKHENLVQFFGACIEPPNICLVFQYCRKGSLKDVFKASDVDLDGMFKLSFAYDIVNGMEFIHKSSLKFHGNLKPSTCLVDSRLQIKLSGFGLWEFKYGSKSKVSSLDNPNYEEMFWTAPELLRLAGSLVNGTPKGDVYSFAIIMWELMYNSKAGPYQDINLDPKEIIMQLRTPFQGEYLRPVLSEQLVEENINALLRACWSENPDHRPPFGSIRRRLKDISPDSHANILDNMVDKLEKYANHLEEVVEERTNQLTVEKSRADKLLASMLPRYIAEQLMTGKSVEPQSYDLVTIFFSDIVGFTSMCSVSSAMEVVTFLNDLYSLFDDIIKMYDVYKVETIGDAYMVASGLPISNGNLHAVEISTMALHFLAGIKVFKIRHMPNESLAIRIGIHSGPVVAGVVGTTMPRYCLFGDTVNTASRMESNSLSLKIHVSQSTADILFQEGSFELEERGEIQMKGKGTQKTYWLLNRTGFNPSINTYSASPADSVKVQTEVQLETTSMSQSLFDKEKQQSVMNKTRSNQSCGQKGPEHPDHTSHD comes from the exons ATGAGTCCCAAACTGGTGCTTCACTTCACACTTGTGTTAACCGCTGCCACCAGCATCAGCACCGGCACCAGCACCGGCACCAATGGGTCTCAACCTCACAAGCTGCTCATTGCCTTCCAGGCTCCCTGGAACTTGACCTTCCCCTTCAGCGCGCTGCGGCTGGGCTCAGCCATCCAGATAGCTGTGGAGAAGGTGAACACCAACCCCTCCTTCCTGGGAAACATCAGTCTGGATTTTGTGTACAAGGACACCGACTGTAATCCCAAAGAGTCCCTGGGAGGATTTATTCAGCAGGTGTGGCAAGAAAAGGTGTCAGCGCTCTTTGGTCCAGCGTGTCCCGAAGAAGCTGAG GTCACTGGTCTCATTGCATCAAAATGGAACATCCCAATGTTTGGCTTTGTGGGACAATCCTCCAAAATGGACAACAGAGATGTCTACGATTCCTACATCACCATAATGCCCCCTCTGAGAAGAAGCGCCGAGGTCctgatgaagactttggagttcTTCGGGTGGAGTCACGTAGCTTTGATCGGCGGGGGATTAGACTCAAACACCTGGGACAAGGTTGACGCTTTATGGAAAACAGTTGAGGATCCTCTGAGAGCCAAATTTAAGCTGACTGCAGCGGTTAAATTTGACACCAGCATTCCCCAGTTAGTTCATCAAAATGTTAGGTACATCTCAAAGGTAGCCAGAG TTATTGTGGTGCTAACAAACAAAGATGATGCTGTGGCTCTGCTGTTGGAGGCTGAGAGTCAGGGTCTGATGAATGGCGACTATGTGTTCTTCCTGGTACAACATTTTGAG GATAACTTGTGGAAAAATGCCCTGAAAAGCAGGATAGACCAGGCTGCCATAAGAGCTTTTGACATGGTCTTCATCATTGCCCAGAAATCCTATGAAGGCTATGAGTATTATGATTTCTTTGAGCAAGTCTTTCAAAAACTAAAAGGAGAGCCATTTCAGAGTAACCTGACATCTCAAAAGGAG GTTAGCCCGTACTCGGCCTATCTGCATGATGCGGTGCTGTTTTATGCGATGGCACTGAAGGAAGTCCTGAAAGATGGCAAAGATCCTCGTGATGGcgagcagctgctgcagataataaaaaaaaaaagcaactttcgATTTTATG GAGCCTCTGGACTAGTCTACTTTGATGAAGATGGAGAGAGAAATTTGGACTATTCCATTTATGACCTCCAGCATACCGAAGACGTCACCAAGTTTGTGCCGATCCTTCATTATGACAGCCACACCAAAAATGTCAG GCCGACTTCAATGTTTGCATCTGTGGCATGGCCAAAAGGAAGACCTCCTCCTGATGTGCCAGAATGTGGCTTCAACAATGAAATCTGTGAATGGCTGATTAACG ACATTGCCTTGCTGGCTCTTCTTGCAATGTTCCCTGTCATCGGGGTGCTGGCGGTTCTGAGCATCGGGGTGCTCGTGCTGCAGAAGTTACGACTCCAGACGAGGCTGGATGACTCCTGCTGGTGGATGATCAATTACAATGACATCACCATCATCAGGGAACCtaca GGAACTCAGGGTATTTCTCTAAGCAATTCAGGCACTCAGATTGGGAGCGGCAGCTCTCAGGCCAGTTTATCCACCAGCAGCAATGACCTGAGGGACAAAGGAGGCAAAGAACATATCTACACCACCATAGGTCTCTACCAG GGAAATCAGGTGGCCATCAAGTACATTGAGAACCCTGTTAGCTGTAATTTCCAGAAGCCTTCAGTCATCGCAGAGTTCAGTGTG ATGAAAGAGATGAAGCACGAGAACTTGGTGCAGTTTTTTGGTGCGTGCATCGAGCCACCGAACATTTGTTTGGTCTTCCAGTACTGCAGGAAAGGTAGTTTGAAG GACGTTTTTAAGGCTTCAGATGTTGACTTAGATGGGATGTTCAAACTGTCTTTTGCATACGACATCGTCAAT GGAATGGAGTTTATTCACAAGAGTAGCCTAAAATTTCACGGGAACCTGAAGCCCAGCACATGTTTGGTGGATAGCCGACTGCAAATCAAACTCTCTggctttggattgtgggagttTAAATATGGAAGCAAAAGCAAGGTCAGCTCCCTGGACAACCCCAATTATGAAG AGATGTTCTGGACAGCCCCAGAGCTTCTGAGACTGGCCGGTTCCCTGGTCAATGGAACACCCAAAGGTGATGTCTACAGCTTTGCCATCATCATGTGGGAACTAATGTACAACTCTAAAGCTGGTCCATATCAGGACATCAATCTGGACCCCAAAG AGATTATTATGCAGCTGAGAACACCTTTTCAAGGTGAATACCTCCGACCAGTGCTGTCTGAGCAGCTGGTTGAAGAGAACATCAATGCACTGCTACGGGCCTGCTGGAGTGAAAACCCTGACCACCGACCGCCGTTTGGTTCCATACGAAGGCGGCTGAAGGACATTAGTCCGGACAG TCATGCAAATATTCTGGATAATATGGTGGACAAGttagaaaaatatgcaaatcatctggaggaggtggtggaggagagGACCAATCAGCTCACAGTGGAGAAATCTCGTGCTGACAAGCTTCTTGCCAGCATGTTGCCAAG ATACATTGCTGAACAGCTGATGACAGGGAAATCAGTGGAGCCACAAAGCTATGACTTGGTGACCATCTTCTTCTCTGACATTGTGGGTTTCACCTCAATGTGCTCTGTCAGCTCTGCGATGGAAGTCGTAACATTCCTCAACGACCTCTACAGTCTCTTTGATGACATCATCAAGATGTACGATGTCTACAAA GTGGAAACAATTGGTGATGCATACATGGTGGCCAGTGGTCTACCTATCAGCAATGGTAACTTGCATGCTGTGGAGATATCCACAATGGCACTACACTTCCTGGCTGGCATAAAGGTCTTCAAAATCCGTCACATGCCAAACGAGAGCCTTGCAATCCGCATTGGGATACACTCTG GTCCAGTGGTTGCTGGAGTGGTAGGCACCACCATGCCTCGATACTGCCTCTTTGGTGACACGGTGAACACGGCCTCTCGCATGGAAAGTAACAGCTTAT CCTTGAAGATTCATGTATCTCAGTCCACGGCAGACATTCTATTCCAGGAAGGATCGTTTGAAttggaagaaagaggagaaatcCAAATGAAG GGTAAAGGGACCCAAAAGACCTACTGGCTGCTGAACAGAACTGGATTTAATCCCTCCATTAACACCTACAGCGCTTCACCAGCTGACAGTGTCAAAGTACAAACAGAGGTGCAGTTAGAAACAACATCCATGTCACAGTCCCTGTTTGataaagagaagcagcagtCAGTCATGAACA AAACCAGGAGTAACCAGAGCTGTGGACAAAAGGGCCCAGAACACCCTGACCATACCTCCCATGACTGA
- the tectb gene encoding beta-tectorin, with protein MASVSVLLMLLPVAWSCIPQKADYVMVSCFPNAIIANVPECPYGWEIDQLSLGGVCYTGIHSPGYYRFIIPDLTPKNHSYCGTQSEYMPGKDPKYIFYNSIVSNDTSLTVRNQPVNYTFSCTYRAAYLVNNAVFSQRVATVYVNNGSLGTFRSQLSMNVFTNSKFLYAKDAPYVIDTSEIGSEVFIGIEAKGLSNRFKVVISNCWATPSPYSTDRKRWSLIINSCSSDSTVTIFENAKDSRSMFKFNSFRFQRQEKVSTVWLHCEVHVCDGERIICQPSPCSVRSLSSEADPNGGILTAEFHIKGNESSNNGHITGVSLLLLLVVLINTGCDLVNETTIF; from the exons ATGGCTTCTGTCAGTGTACTGTTAATGCTGTTGCCTGTTGCATGGTCATGCATTCCCCAAAAAGCAG ATTACGTTATGGTGTCATGTTTCCCCAATGCTATAATTGCCAACGTCCCAGAGTGTCCCTACGGCTGGGAGATTGACCAGCTGTCTCTGGGTGGAGTCTGTTACACTGGAATACACAGTCCAGGTTACTACCGCTTCATCATCCCAGATCTCACACCCAAAAACCACTCATACTGCGGCACACAGTCGGAG TACATGCCTGgcaaagaccccaaatacatcTTCTATAACTCCATTGTGTCCAACGATACTTCACTGACAGTCAGAAACCAGCCCGTGAACTACACCTTCAGCTGCACGTACCGAGCAGCGTACCTGGTGAATAACGCTGTCTTCAGCCAAAG AGTGGCTACAGTTTATGTCAACAATGGGAGTTTAGGCACTTTTAGATCACAGTTGTCTATGAATGTGTTCACG AATTCAAAGTTTCTGTATGCCAAGGACGCGCCCTATGTGATCGACACATCTGAGATCGGCTCTGAAGTTTTTATTGGCATCGAGGCAAAAGGTCTAAGTAACAG GTTCAAAGTTGTGATAAGCAACTGCTGGGCCACTCCCTCTCCTTActccacagacagaaaaaggtGGAGCCTCATCATCAACAG CTGCTCGTCCGACAGCACTGTGACTATCTTTGAGAATGCCAAAGACAGCCGCTCCATGTTCAAGTTCAACTCTTTCCGCTTCCAGCGGCAGGAGAAGGTGTCTACTGTCTGGCTTCACTGTGAggtccatgtgtgtgatggagaAAGGATCATCTGTCAGCCA AGCCCCTGCTCTGTGAGAAGTTTGTCCTCGGAGGCAGACCCGAATGGGGGGATCCTGACTGCTGAATTTCACATCAAAG GCAATGAGTCTTCTAATAATGGACACATAACAG GCGTctcactgctcctcctgctggtgGTCCTGATAAACACGGGTTGTGATTTAGTCAACGAAAcaacaattttttaa
- the LOC115798854 gene encoding uncharacterized protein LOC115798854 isoform X1, with product MGGGHVLLTYKSAWIPSALTTLSLALLSFGFLLWRYSRFLFDSFLFELFFFCLFFLCGLEMCGNLWLVCLCLSFYGTEARIWAWMLNMPHSPPKEGAKALRQSAPATKPVMAACDHDRACGRGFSCDRHFGLCVPLRGEGHYCRRDAQCVRGLSCMFGKCHRSIPDGQEGARCKVDRDCGASMCCARHHGEQVCKRRLIHGESCYVPDGGLAFSINQICPCDEGLLCREQKLRRERDFIYQPEQASWTCQVPHH from the exons ATGGGGGGAGGTCATGTCCTGCTGACCTATAAAAGTGCGTGGATTCCTTCAGCGCTGACCACACTCTCACTGGCACTTTTAAGCTTTGGGTTTTTGCTGTGGAGGTATTCTCGCTTTCTCTTTGACTCATTtctttttgagttattttttttttgtttattctttttgtgtGGTTTGGAGATGTGTGGAAATCTGTGGTtggtctgtttgtgtctgtcctTTTATGGGACGGAAGCACGTATATGGGCCTGGATGCTGAACATGCCTCACAGTCCTCCCAAAGAAGGAGCAAAAGCACTCAGGCAGAGCGCTCCTGCTACCAAACCAGTCATG GCTGCATGCGACCATGACAGAGCTTGTGGAAGGGGTTTCTCGTGTGATCGCCACTTTGGCCTTTGTGTGCCTCTAAGAGGGGAGGGTCATTACTGTCGGAGGGATGCGCAGTGTGTTCGTGGACTTAGCTGCATGTTTGGGAAGTGCCACCGCAGCATTCCTGATGGACAAGAGG GTGCCAGATGTAAAGTCGACAGAGACTGCGGAGCATCCATGTGCTGCGCCCGGCATCATGGTGAGCAAGTGTGCAAAAGAAGACTGATTCATGGCGAGAGCTGTTACGTGCCTGATGGTGGCCTGGCATTCAGCATCAACCAGATTTGTCCGTGTGATGAGGGCTTACTGTGTCGTGAACAAAAACTCCGGAGAGA gAGGGATTTTATATACCAGCCAGAACAAGCAAGCTGGACCTGTCAAGTGCCCCACCATTGA
- the LOC115798854 gene encoding dickkopf-related protein 3-like isoform X2, producing the protein MLNMPHSPPKEGAKALRQSAPATKPVMAACDHDRACGRGFSCDRHFGLCVPLRGEGHYCRRDAQCVRGLSCMFGKCHRSIPDGQEGARCKVDRDCGASMCCARHHGEQVCKRRLIHGESCYVPDGGLAFSINQICPCDEGLLCREQKLRRERDFIYQPEQASWTCQVPHH; encoded by the exons ATGCTGAACATGCCTCACAGTCCTCCCAAAGAAGGAGCAAAAGCACTCAGGCAGAGCGCTCCTGCTACCAAACCAGTCATG GCTGCATGCGACCATGACAGAGCTTGTGGAAGGGGTTTCTCGTGTGATCGCCACTTTGGCCTTTGTGTGCCTCTAAGAGGGGAGGGTCATTACTGTCGGAGGGATGCGCAGTGTGTTCGTGGACTTAGCTGCATGTTTGGGAAGTGCCACCGCAGCATTCCTGATGGACAAGAGG GTGCCAGATGTAAAGTCGACAGAGACTGCGGAGCATCCATGTGCTGCGCCCGGCATCATGGTGAGCAAGTGTGCAAAAGAAGACTGATTCATGGCGAGAGCTGTTACGTGCCTGATGGTGGCCTGGCATTCAGCATCAACCAGATTTGTCCGTGTGATGAGGGCTTACTGTGTCGTGAACAAAAACTCCGGAGAGA gAGGGATTTTATATACCAGCCAGAACAAGCAAGCTGGACCTGTCAAGTGCCCCACCATTGA